In Rutidosis leptorrhynchoides isolate AG116_Rl617_1_P2 chromosome 6, CSIRO_AGI_Rlap_v1, whole genome shotgun sequence, the DNA window aatctcatcattggtcataaacatcaaatcaccacgaattcacttcaggctctcagagccgacatactcattcacttgaaatgtcgtacacgcgacgacatcgcaccttcataccacaaatcacaatctacagctcttcatcgttcgcaaagtaaactccaccaaagtcccacatacgcctctaagcctaggcatatgtcgcTCCACTTAATTAGTCGtgcttctcagtcgagatcacccgaccttccactcaacgaacctttatcaataattgctCACTCTAATGGAGatgagtgaccaatccgacacaataattgcgtcgaccgtaatatcaacacttcatcataacctacggcctaaccgaccattaagtccatcaccgagatttagaaactcgatctttgggttccatacacccgaatgtcacccatctctccacaataatgacccaaagtcataccttcccgacaaaccttacggtttgttGTCTTATCAAAAGTTACTagagatcacacgctacccgcgaTTCAACaaagccaaacgatatagcctaacgaagccCTTTatttaacactaaggagatgctcgggaacaccaagtcttacacccttccacatatcggcacaaccacaactacatgggatattccgttaggaatgttaccctataatccacaacacactaacacactaacgcaaccattgtcatatgggtcccactcccgtgagtttaacgacccgaagactcctcgattcgccaattccaaggcgactcacaactagaatccttacacgattctctaaccacacactctaccgagtgtaaccccaaACTACAataattagacttgtcgcattccattacggaattcaagtcctcgtcgcacaaaCACGCACacataaatcggtcatcctagttacgatgtgtaactacaaccaatgataatctcaatagtgcacccactacttagggtgactaagcatgcACCAAGCTCGTGAGTCCCCCCACTCACCTTTGAAAACCAAATCTACCGTAACACTTCCCAACTCGCAATGAACCCGATGCGACAACAAGCACATCGcccgagacaactatatcctaggaaccaataaaagattaaaaattcatcccgaatctaccccatccatgtcacgtttcctccgttcggtactcttcatgtcatgcttggtgtcaagatacactttcgtaataatggtgatcagtcaatattacaattgcgtaccttaccattttcacatggtcacgcaaagtactttacccggactgacgcaacattcacacaatacTAATAGTACCTTCGAACAAGCGAAGTCCCGTCATTAGACTGGACCATACAAAACCCTCGAGTACCCAAGCCCCACCACTGGACTCATCACTAAGACACCGTACActatatatagtataataataaaGTGTACATCGTaacgacaagtcaacctacaacctaggtgactatcactaaaacaacgtccaagtccgCCTACTTACATTACGCACTACCTATCTAATGCACCAATTCAAACAATCAAGGCCCCACATAATTCCACATtggacaacacacaagtcctagatAGTGTACATATATGCTAAGGCACTAACTTTTTCAAGTGCGACccatattcctacaagtcccgcacacaaTATTTTCACAAttcagtctaagtctaggcacctatctcaaagttagctagatcccttagaccatgctctgataccacttgaaacaacccgaatccgtttaccaaaaacgaagcactatTTTTTTTAAGTTAGGTCGCATTAAAGCGTTCATAATAcataacattttcaactctgttttaagcaaaaacataatatcataacgatacgtttaacaatttataatgacccttggtacacatATGACACATTACAAAAGCGTTTGTAATAATGATCCAATCACACAAAAtgcgggttaatactcaataacccaacccgacacCAAGAGCATTATCccagggactaccaaatccccaatctgcgtccaaatatccaaaagctaccccatatatatatatatatatatatatatatatatatatatatatatatatatatatatatatatatatatatatatatatgtatatatatatatatatatatatatatatatatatatatatatatgtatgtatatatatatatatatatatataacccaagcgctcctacgcatctagtctaacaactagctagcttcacaatcacaatacctgtaaaaaggtaaacaacaagaggggtaagcataaagcttagtgaatgtaataattatacatttacatatataatctatttacttgcaaacacatacacaaataccgcatacgagctagtaattcaacaaccatgcaatcacaatgcataaactaaatatccgcaattcacaataagctagcatcgccaatagcatatagttcacaatttaatatgctaatacaaaactcacataaaacacacacacacaagggaacggtactcgcacaatgaccgttggtactcgcaGAATGACCGAAAGTGTACATAGGCCTTGTATCAGTAACCCCTAAGTGGTATCAAACatgcgaactttaaacccacctgtcacgtgaaatgtggtatcgaacacgCGAACTTCAAACCCACACTTCACGTCCACGCACACATGATTATATGGCATCGAAcacgcgaactttaaacccatatcccaTGCCACACATGATAATGAGGTATCGAACACGCGAACTTTAAACtctcatcccatgccaacacgatgtgaTATCGTACgcgcgaactttaaacccacatcgcatcccacacaagtaaatacatcatATAGATGcaagtataattattccactcaccttggaatgctcgcacaagtcatgtataacatgatctccatcctcaaatccaagcaagtaaccacctatatcacacataggcacaatatatacataaatatacattctctaaaaaagaatccgacacaatcatcccttagccgagggatcacgccTTGTTCGccaaaaacccgcccatttaacacctaatggacacaaagcaattaccacttcgggtggtaattcaaacccactctacaaagtacaattttgcccaaattatactttacactaattagaccaacctaggtcccgacactataTTACTACTTAGATAGTGATCATTTCAAACCGCCATTTACATAAAAACCACAACACgtacaatattgacccatattgcgtttgaccacgtttgacttatgttaaagtaTCATTTTAGCCCAAAATTACTTCTCACGAGTAATTACATTCAAAATCGTCATTTAACGCTTAACACAAGTGTTTAAatatccatttgaccaaaactagtgtcatcatcaactttgacccaattcaatttacccattttgacccaagtcaCAAAAACGCCCATAATCACTAACGGGTAGTGATTATATATCCAAAACACCAGTTAACACCcaaaccaagtatttacatacttgattcatcaaaacttgactcaaaacttagtttcacactaaatcaaagtcaacaccatTTTGACCAatacttgttcttaagaacatcaaaacactAACACACTTACAACCTAGTGATTTAACAACCAAACCATGataaatacttccaaattcgtcatctaaccctaaacccacaataaacgGGTTTACGTACACTAACAATactcaaaacccccaaatttcacaagaaatggggtttataaccctaactagcacaaacaCTAACTAGGAATGGAAATTAACAACAAATTGGGATTGTGGTTTACCTTAAGCATCAATGAGAAGCCTAGAGGCTAGACACGCCAAGATGAACTTCAAATTGGgtgaaaatcaccatcttcatcttccattgaagctttctctcactagaaaccttcacctctctctctctctctctctctctctctctctctctctctctctctctctctctctccagggTTTGATTGATGAAAATGAAGATAAGAATGAGTTTTGGATCTAATCCTAAGCCATATACATgttcacaagtgaaaagaccacttTACCCCTTTAAAAACCCCCAAAAATACGTTCAAAAATCTCTTGCCAGACCCCGAATCGCGACCGCAATACACCCAATCGCGACGCGATCAGACCCCAGAACTGGTAACTTGTTTTGGTGATAACTTtcagaccgtaactccgtttttgatgaatcaaatatcgttggaaacgtaataaggtctactttccaatgataaggtttAAAACATTAACTCAAAATTTATTTGGGTTCGACAAATATGATTACATACCTCTTAACTCAAATGGCTTCCAAAATAacatgtaactgaaaaacgggatgttacattgaTAGTCAGATCGTGCGGGTGCTTGTTAAGGATATGGCCTACACATTGAGAGAGTTCGTTTGGGCGTTTAAGGTCTAAATTCATATATGCTGTGTATTATatgttttatattatatatactatattCTTTTGCTACAATTCCTAAATTCATTTATAAATACACAGTTGAATCTGGGAGATATACCAGCACCAACCACGCCTACAACCTTATGCTGTGAAGGAAGATAATGGGATTCCCATAGCAGTATACTGGAAGCAGCTGAAGAATGCAAAACCATTTCAAAAGGTTGTCTGGTTGTTCGAGTTGGTGAGTAGTTGTTTGATTATTCCTTAGATAAGAgtgattgttatttttattaacctCTTTTGACTTCATGAATCAGGAAGGTGTTAAGAAAGCTTACATACCACCTATGACGTTGGAGCCGACAACAATAGAGGCAACGAGTGAGCGGTGGGTGGCTTCTTCTATTTACTTTGTCGAACACTTACGTGATGCTAATCAGGCTCAGTCACTGGCAGCAGTAGAACCTGACCAAACAGCACCACCACTCGAAGCAGACCAATCAACACCACCACTGGAACCAGACCAATCAACACCACCACTGGAACCAGACCAATCAACACAACCACTAGAACCAAACCAATCAACACCACCAAGGTCATAACCACCCCTACCACCACCCCACCACCTCCATCATCGACCATATATGTCTCTGGTTGCAACTGCAATGAACGACTTGATGCCTTGACAAAGTGCATTGAGGAATATGAGCGATGTCTTGTTGTGCTATATGCTATAAAGGAGGCTATGGATGAGGTATTTTCCTTCTTAAATTTATTTAATATGTTTAttatgttatttatatatatatatatatatatatatatatatatatatatatatatatatatatacggtttataTATTTTGGGTATCTTTAGAGGATGCAAGGGAGCAGGAGCATCCTCAGTAGGAGGATGCAAGATGTCGAGGATAGTTACAATTCTGACACCTTAGTGGCCAGTACGGGTTGTGGGTCGGGTAAGTTAAGCTTACCTAAACCTACAAGACATAGAAGGGTCGTGAAGAGGAGTCGGCTTCTCAACTCGCCGTTTCATACACCTAGTCAATATGGGCCTAAATGACAAAAGAAGTTGGTTTAAGTAAAACATGAGGATGATGGGCCCGTCGTACATTTAGCGGATGATGACTTTTAGGTTTATATTCTACACTTTATTTCTTGTGTTTGCGTTTGTTGCGGTTGTTGTGCTTCTTGAGCTCCTTTCGTGTTGTTGATATTGTTGAAACGCCATTTGTTTGTTGCATCAATAATTGTTGTTCCATACTTAAAGTTTGATGGGGAAAGAAAGATTGTAAGTTGGGGTAGGGTTGTGCGTTTGTGGTGAAGGAAGAAGCACCAGATGTATTCGGATTACCGAATACGAGAAAGTTAGTATGCGAACCAGGCCCTTTTGACAAAACGTTTTGGTTTGGATTAGAGTTAGACATTGTTAAATATTGTATAGAATTTTGTATGTTTTAGATGAAAATAGATagaacggatatatatatatatatatagttaaaaagtAAAATATTTTTTTTGTATCTATACAACAACTCCATTCCAACGGTTCCAACATCACCCAACCAAGCAAGCTACAAGAAGTCACCTTCTTTAATTCAAATTTTGAAGTTTTATCAATACCAACACCCGACCCATTTTTTCTCACAAGCGTCACGTTACTGGTGTTTGTGGGGCGTTTGTAATGCCCACTTAAGCATGAGTGTGTATACAAACGCTGCATTATTCATGGTCTAATTAGTTTCTTAATTTTATCATAATTgtattaatttataaattttaGTTTCTTAATTTTATGGTAAtggtattattaatttataattttgaAAGTTGAAACTGATTATAGTTAATATAAATTGATAAttctaaaaaaacactaaatattaaatcattaaattaaTAGAAAGAGCAACTTTGTTTTATTTCATCTTCAGAGTGTACATGTGTAGAAGTGTATAAGGATATATAAATGTGTatgcatatatttaaatttaagtaaatatatatatatatatatatatatatatatatatatatatatatatatatatatatatatatatatatatatatatatctatatgtgtgtgtgtgtgtgtgtgtgtgtgtgtgtgatttcaGGTGATAAATGTATATATCCGTGAATGATAAATtatcatccatatccgatccactaACTTTTCATATCATCCATATTCATATACATCCGCTTATCATCCATTTATATCATCTATGTTCATTTGAATGGATCTTATTGGATAGATATTAGATAATCGGACATCCATCGACATCCCTACTTGAAGGTTTTCTTTTTCATAGCGTTTTTTTTACTCCTCGTCTTTCTATGTCTAAGGATAAACCAATACTTTGGTAGGCAGCTTTGGTGATTTTTTTTGTGAGGTCTAAATCCTAGTCAAGTTAGACGGTCAATCCCACAAGTTAGACGGCCAGTCCCACACTAAAAACAggaagtatatataaaaaaaaatagaattcCTAGACGTCCAACTTAGACGGGTACCCATCAACACCATGTAATACAGTACAGCCTTTGGGTATTGCACCAGCCCTATGAACACAATGTGATTCAAATGTACACTATGGAAAGCAATAAAACTACACTTTGATTCCTTTTATTTGATTCCTTTTTGCCGATAATATTGTGCTTGTAGCGGAATCCAATGATGAACTTAATAGAAGACTCGAACTATGGAGAGAGACCTTAGAACAAAATGGGTTACGAATCAGTAGACAAAAGACGAAATATCTCAGTTGTGATTTTGTCAGGACGGAGGATGAACATAATGTTGGAGTGAATATCAACATCGGGGACCAGACCTTGCACCCTCAAGATTCATTTAGATATCTAGGCTCGGTCCTCCACAAATCGGGTAGGATCGACGAGGACGTGACCCATCGTATTAAGGTTAGCtggttgaagtggagagcagcgaaatgggttttgtgcgacaagaagataccgctcaaactgaaagggaaattcttcaaggtggcaattagacctgccatgttgtacggatcagaatgttggccaatgacgaaggcccaagagagaaggattgaggtggcagaaatgaggatgtttaggtggacgtgtggtaaaaccatgctagatatgattTCAAATGGTGTGTTTAGGGATAACCTTGGAGTGAGTAGCATCATTGTCAAGCTAAGGGAAGAACGGCTTCGATAATTTGGACATGTGATGAGGAGACCACGTATTGCCCCGGTTAGAAGAGTCGAGGCACTCACGGTCGACGGTGTAAGGAGGAGaggtagacctactcgtaggtggatggatagaataaggctcgacatgagggagcttttgttgactgaggacatgacttctgatagaaatgcgtggagggctagaataagaatagtcgagtagggttgctttctattattattattattattattattattattattattattattattattattattattattatctttattattattattattattattattattattattattattattattattattattattattattattattattattattattattattattattgtcattaattgtattatcattatttttactattgttattattattattattgttattattattattatttttattattattattattattattagtgctataattattattaggattatgatttttatcatgtatatgtatattattactattgttagtattattattattatgatcacgattagtgttattattattattattagtatttgtattagtatttgtattattattatcgctattactattactattagtattagttgtagtaatttgatattattaatattactattatttttatttactatctcttattattattaattttagtagtatatgtattattattattattattattattattattattattattattattattattattattattatattactactcCGTCACTCcttatactattactattactattactattactactactatttGGCTCTATTTTTAGgccaacaacaagcgtcgatttattggcgtcttgatTGCCGTTTAGAGCCTAAAGTGAATCCCAGGCTggttttaaaacccatgaaaatttgattctaccattttcatggcatctcaattttatttttattttaacttttttttaatactaaaaaaaaaaaattactcattggccggaggtccactcagaaggaatctctttattcgtcgaatagagagagggatgactttctctactttctgGGTAAAGAAAGGACTTGTTTCTATTCtcagataggggaaggattgtctacatctcacctccccatacaccactcattgtggtattaggttttgttgttgttgttgtactctaCAATAGGGTTTCAATGTTACGGAGTAATAGTTAAAAGTATGGACACACTAGCTTGTGACATAACGGGtaactaattattatttttagtatgtaATAATATAAAGCGATATTATTGAGCCATGTGAAGTATTTGATGACGCTGGTTCATTTATTAAGCCATTATAGACATAGCAGCATGCTGAGTGGGAATAAACTTGCAAGTGCATTCAACATACTAAAAACAGGATGTTCAATAACAGCAAATAATAATGTAAGAAAAGCACTAAACCAACTGTTATATTAATTTAAGTATAACAAAAAGTTTGATATCATCCGGGTAGGAAAACCATGATGAAATTCTGTGATTTAAATATTCGACACACACAGTAAATGTACATGAATACATTAACGTTTGAAGAGTACATTGGGTATGATACACAGCAAGAGGTGTTCAAACAGTCAGGTATTGGTTAAATAGTTCATTTGATTTGGTTTGTTCGGTTTTTAGAAAAGATTTGAATCCCCGATACCGAAACTGAAAATGCATAAACCCAATCCAAACCAAGCAAACATGTAAGACTGAGTTAAAAGAGCATAAGTCAAATTGTAAAACCAATCCGTTAACATTTATTTTTGGACAATGTTCAACAATTTTTATTTTCCCACAAAAAAGTGATGGTGCATTTGAATATAACAACGACAATTGTGTTGACAATAATTTCACAGAAAGCATATATTAACTTATTATATTCTGCGATAAAGAAGAGATTGTAAATGTTTCAACCTCATATGAAGGAGATCAAAATCGAGTTAATTAGCCTTTTAATACCTCATTCCATATTAAGAAAGGGAGTATATTGAAATCATATCGGGTTTCGGGTGGACCCGACATCAAAATTTCATAACCAAATCCGAACCAataaccatattttttttttttttttgaaaggcaagtatttGGAATCACTGAAGGGGGAATAACCCACCCACCCGATCATATTCCACGCACACACGCGTTTTCGGGTGGAAACCAGAACCGCATTATAGGGACCTGATCCTTAAACAATCTTGAGGGGGCGGAGCGGGCTGAAATCCTGAAATACAGGTCAGTAAAACCTCCCCGGGACACCCATAAATCGGGTAAATACCCTGGAATGTTAAGTAAATGTTTTAAGGGAGGGAGGTACACCTCCCTCCCCCATACAACACACAAGGTGTTGGGCGTACCACTAGGCTACAAGGGCGGGTACGAACCAATAACCACAAGGGCGGGTACGAACTAATAACCATATTAAGATATTAGTTAAAACCTATACCCAATCTAAACCCAAATAACCAGTTAAAACAAATATATTTGAATTGGAATATATTTGAATTGGGAGGTTATTCGGGTTACAACATTTCATGAGCACCCTATTCATCATAGATAACATGTTAATTACCTAATAAAGAGACACTTAACATTTATGAAAATTTTTATGTCAGCCTTATAACATAATAAAATAGTAAAACAAAAGTCGTCTTTAACATCTAACATATACTAGTAAAACAAGAAAAGTATAATGCCTCATTTATAGTTTAGTTTCAATGCCATATGGGGGGCGAATGGTGCCATCCTTGGTCCTCTTATTCATTCAAAGACGACGTTTTTAGTCATCGTTTGTCTTCACCATCATCAAGATCCTCAATTACTTCACCTTAGTACAACTAAATCTCCTAGTAGCAAATTCCCCATAATCATCATGTACAGATATACATTTAATAATTCGTCGTAGCGTAGGGACTTTTATCAAGGTCACTAGGCTAATCCCAACCACAAATAACTCAGTTTCAATTTAGCTCAAATATGCTAGTTACCTCAATTGGCATAGCTGTTTTGTGCCCAAATTGCATCCCCTAAAACCTCATTAGAACATAACTTCAACCCGATTACATAAAACACAACTTAAACATCTAAAGATGGATCAACCCTTTTAAAAAGACCCAACACTAATAACTATCACATAAAAGGTAGGCTCAATTTCATAAACATGATTTAGATAGATAACAAAGATCAAGAAATTATTACCCAATAATGAATGATTCAATCATCCCCAACTGGAAACAAAGTCAATGCCTTTTTCTCTTTCCCAGATTCCAAATCATCCACATAAGAACCATGAATTGGAGTCCCAACCCTATGAACACCTTGACCCGATTGTCTACCCAAAATCGCCGACCCATATTGCCTATGCAAatgctgttgttgttgctgctgctgatgATGATGCCCTGTAGCAGCCACCATCTGTTGATGCTGATGCTGCTGTTGAAGTACAGCAGCAGGCATATACGGCAAGAAATTATCCGAATTTACATGAGACTGATGCAAAAAATGTGGTGGTACAGGGGAACTTGCAAACAAATGATCCGTAGCAGAGTCCCCACCCGACCCGTATCCGCCACCATTACCCGAAGACAAACCCTGCATTCTTTTCAAATAAAGTCTGTATTTTTGCAAATGACTTGCAACGTTTTCGCGGGTCAAACCATCAACACTCATGAGCTGCATTATGGTTTTAGGAACAGCATTTTTAATACCCAAATGAGCAACTGCATCCACAAATCTTTTATGTAGTTGTGGGGTCCATACTAAGCGAGGTCGTTTTAGGGTTCTTGCAGGTTCATCACCACCAAGCTCAGATGAATCAAATTCACCGGAATTGGGTTGAGATGACGGCGTTGAAATCGACGGCGGTTGTCGGAGGAGGTGGTGGTTGTTGTTTGGGTTGTTG includes these proteins:
- the LOC139852008 gene encoding transcription factor MYBC1-like; protein product: MKEHDESNWFSKWEEQLPKPEELVSISQTLITPDLAIAFDIGTSNNPNNNHHLLRQPPSISTPSSQPNSGEFDSSELGGDEPARTLKRPRLVWTPQLHKRFVDAVAHLGIKNAVPKTIMQLMSVDGLTRENVASHLQKYRLYLKRMQGLSSGNGGGYGSGGDSATDHLFASSPVPPHFLHQSHVNSDNFLPYMPAAVLQQQHQHQQMVAATGHHHQQQQQQQHLHRQYGSAILGRQSGQGVHRVGTPIHGSYVDDLESGKEKKALTLFPVGDD